One window from the genome of Haloprofundus halobius encodes:
- a CDS encoding DUF5802 family protein — MFERFSSGYYLGELYVEPHDCDRPAIHRADHERMNEQLYLTGEGIERLDAPLVMKLHTTHFPVLGDDDVPTGTLALPESMATDDLPDSCEVFLATADRASELLRYAGYEAPTGT; from the coding sequence ATGTTCGAACGATTCTCCAGCGGTTACTACCTCGGTGAACTGTACGTCGAACCGCACGACTGCGACCGCCCCGCGATTCACCGAGCAGACCACGAGCGGATGAACGAGCAACTGTACCTCACCGGCGAGGGAATCGAACGACTCGACGCGCCGCTCGTGATGAAACTCCACACGACGCACTTCCCCGTCCTCGGCGACGACGACGTGCCGACGGGCACGCTCGCGCTCCCCGAATCGATGGCGACCGACGACCTGCCGGACTCCTGTGAGGTGTTCCTCGCGACCGCAGACCGCGCCTCCGAACTGCTCCGGTACGCCGGCTACGAGGCCCCGACCGGCACCTGA